One Desulfovibrio fairfieldensis genomic window carries:
- the yjgA gene encoding ribosome biogenesis factor YjgA: MPRKKNYQWQAGGNADNAEAPSRSAKKRQSLALQALGEELTRLSPAELRHLDLTPDLREALTLYARIRDHEGRRRQMQYIGRLMRETAAGPLRAALDARRDAAAADTARFHQVEQWRERFLAAPETEVESLLEALLRAMPDADAVPADRPAPGELRRCVREAREASAAQATTTAKIAPHASRALFRALARALAPAPDKA, translated from the coding sequence ATGCCCCGTAAAAAAAATTATCAGTGGCAGGCTGGCGGCAATGCGGACAATGCGGAAGCCCCCAGCCGTTCGGCCAAAAAACGCCAAAGCCTGGCCCTCCAGGCATTGGGCGAGGAACTGACCCGCCTGTCCCCGGCGGAACTGCGACATCTTGACCTGACGCCGGATCTGAGGGAAGCCCTGACCCTGTATGCCCGCATCCGCGATCATGAGGGCCGCCGCCGACAAATGCAGTATATCGGCCGCCTGATGCGCGAAACCGCTGCCGGGCCCCTGCGCGCGGCCCTGGACGCCAGGCGGGACGCGGCCGCGGCCGACACCGCGCGCTTCCACCAGGTGGAGCAATGGCGCGAGCGCTTCCTGGCCGCGCCCGAAACGGAAGTGGAAAGCCTGCTGGAGGCGCTGCTGCGGGCCATGCCGGACGCTGACGCCGTTCCGGCGGACCGGCCCGCGCCTGGGGAACTGCGCCGCTGTGTCCGGGAAGCGCGGGAGGCCAGCGCCGCCCAGGCGACAACAACGGCAAAAATCGCGCCGCATGCCTCCCGCGCCCTGTTCCGGGCCCTGGCCCGCGCACTGGCCCCAGCCCCGGACAAAGCCTGA
- a CDS encoding lipid II flippase MurJ, protein MPDRACPQPARAASGGMLRTAALLGGFTLGSRLLGLARDMGMAWLLGGGAAADALVAAMRLPHVLRRLLGEGSLSMTLTAGLVRRSHGPAGDAAEERGRAHALRPLASALAVRLGLVLVVLTLAGLLSAPWLASALAPGFSGPEAARVTDLLRICLPYLLTAGMAALGMALLHSMGIFWLPALSPALFNLTMLLFTAAAALGGWPPASTLALGMFCGGLVQWLAQWLALRRLLPDKALPEPVRPDRPDRPDWPGRPDYDIRAQATRENPGRVAWRCLAQLPAGLLGAAAPQLAMLAAMSLASGLGQGQVAALYYAERLLELPLGLVGVCLGMASLPTLSRLAAERNFSAFAGQLGTALRWTLLFSLPAAAGLWAVGPDLVDALLRHGAFDDRAAYETGLALWAYLPGLPAFALNRSLLAGCNALAETRRTAVSAGWAVAATLAAGTVLGHSLPALWSSMAPALAVSLGLWLQTCLLWRGLRLALRRCGQAAPAVPRRVLAQQAAAALAAGTAAALAVWAASAARTAGCWWGGQWSALALAIAAGLAGWLLCLAVLGNEDLAALAGRLRELRAK, encoded by the coding sequence ATGCCGGATCGCGCCTGTCCTCAACCCGCGCGGGCCGCTTCGGGCGGGATGCTGCGCACGGCGGCCCTGTTGGGCGGCTTTACCCTCGGTTCGCGTCTGCTGGGCCTGGCCAGGGATATGGGCATGGCCTGGCTGCTGGGCGGCGGGGCGGCGGCGGACGCCCTGGTGGCGGCCATGCGTCTGCCCCATGTGCTGCGCCGCCTGCTGGGTGAAGGCTCCTTGTCCATGACCCTTACCGCCGGTCTGGTGCGCCGTTCCCACGGCCCGGCGGGCGATGCGGCGGAGGAGCGGGGGCGGGCGCATGCCTTGCGTCCCCTGGCGTCGGCTCTGGCCGTGCGCCTGGGCCTGGTGCTGGTCGTGTTGACCCTGGCTGGCCTGCTGTCGGCGCCCTGGCTGGCCTCGGCGCTGGCTCCCGGCTTTTCCGGCCCGGAAGCGGCGCGGGTGACGGATCTGCTGCGGATCTGCCTGCCCTACCTGCTTACGGCGGGTATGGCCGCCTTGGGCATGGCTCTGCTGCACAGCATGGGGATTTTCTGGCTGCCCGCCCTGTCGCCCGCGCTGTTCAACCTGACCATGTTGCTGTTTACGGCCGCCGCAGCCCTTGGCGGCTGGCCGCCCGCGTCCACCCTGGCTCTGGGCATGTTCTGCGGCGGGCTGGTCCAATGGCTGGCGCAGTGGCTGGCCCTGCGCCGCCTGCTGCCGGACAAGGCGTTGCCGGAGCCGGTGCGCCCAGATCGGCCTGATCGTCCTGATTGGCCTGGCCGTCCGGATTACGACATCCGGGCGCAAGCGACGCGTGAAAATCCGGGCCGGGTTGCCTGGCGCTGCCTGGCGCAGCTGCCCGCCGGCCTGCTGGGGGCCGCCGCGCCGCAGTTGGCCATGCTGGCGGCCATGAGCCTGGCGTCGGGCCTGGGCCAGGGGCAGGTGGCGGCGCTGTATTACGCCGAGCGCCTGCTGGAACTGCCGCTGGGCCTGGTGGGCGTCTGTCTGGGCATGGCCAGCCTGCCCACCTTGAGCCGCCTTGCGGCGGAACGGAATTTTTCGGCCTTTGCCGGGCAACTGGGCACGGCCCTGCGCTGGACCCTGCTGTTCAGCCTGCCCGCCGCCGCCGGTCTCTGGGCCGTGGGTCCGGACCTGGTGGACGCCCTGCTGCGGCACGGAGCTTTTGACGACCGGGCCGCGTATGAAACCGGGCTGGCGCTCTGGGCCTATCTGCCGGGCCTGCCCGCTTTTGCGCTCAACCGCAGTTTGCTGGCGGGCTGCAACGCTCTGGCCGAAACGCGGCGCACCGCCGTCAGCGCGGGCTGGGCCGTGGCGGCGACACTTGCGGCCGGGACCGTGCTGGGCCATAGTCTTCCCGCGCTTTGGTCGTCCATGGCCCCGGCCTTGGCCGTGAGCTTGGGACTCTGGCTCCAGACCTGCCTGCTCTGGCGCGGGCTGCGCCTGGCCTTGCGACGTTGCGGGCAGGCCGCTCCGGCAGTGCCTCGGCGGGTGCTGGCGCAGCAGGCGGCGGCGGCTCTGGCCGCCGGAACTGCCGCTGCCCTGGCCGTTTGGGCGGCATCGGCCGCGCGGACGGCCGGTTGCTGGTGGGGCGGGCAGTGGAGCGCACTGGCCCTGGCTATTGCCGCCGGGCTGGCGGGATGGCTGCTCTGTCTGGCCGTCTTGGGCAATGAGGATCTGGCCGCTCTGGCGGGCCGCCTGCGCGAGCTGCGCGCAAAATGA
- a CDS encoding 4-hydroxybenzoate octaprenyltransferase: protein MRTPFGQFADICRMIKIEHSVFALPYAWAGAVLAARGLPPLRSLIFLTIGMVAVRSFAMAFNRLVDLPFDRDNPRTMDRPLVTGDISVAQTWAFCGATALIFIIACACLNSLCFWLAVPALLFAAAYSLLKRFTALCHFWLGATLGLAPLAGWISVNPAGMDLSPVLLFLAVTFWVGAFDIYYAFQDLDFDLAFDLRSVPSVYGPDTALALAAFSHVMTAIFLLLTGLAAHLSWPWYAICLGIGVLLLVEHRLMRPQDLRHVNTAFFTLNGIISPVVLVGVILGIYI, encoded by the coding sequence ATGCGCACGCCTTTCGGCCAGTTTGCCGACATCTGCCGGATGATCAAGATCGAGCACTCCGTCTTCGCGCTGCCCTATGCCTGGGCCGGGGCCGTTCTGGCCGCGCGGGGCCTGCCGCCGTTGCGCAGCCTGATTTTTCTGACCATCGGCATGGTGGCCGTGCGCTCCTTTGCCATGGCCTTCAACCGCCTGGTGGATCTGCCCTTTGACCGCGACAATCCGCGCACCATGGATCGCCCCCTGGTCACCGGCGACATCAGCGTCGCCCAGACCTGGGCCTTTTGCGGGGCCACGGCCCTGATTTTCATCATTGCCTGCGCCTGCCTGAACAGCCTCTGTTTCTGGCTGGCCGTACCGGCCCTGCTGTTCGCGGCCGCCTACAGCCTGCTCAAGCGTTTCACCGCCCTCTGCCACTTCTGGCTGGGAGCCACCCTGGGCCTGGCCCCGCTGGCCGGATGGATCAGCGTGAACCCCGCGGGCATGGATCTTTCGCCCGTGCTGCTCTTCCTGGCCGTGACCTTCTGGGTGGGCGCCTTTGACATTTATTACGCCTTTCAGGACCTGGATTTCGACCTGGCCTTCGATCTGCGTTCCGTGCCCTCGGTCTACGGGCCGGACACGGCCCTGGCCCTGGCGGCCTTCTCCCATGTGATGACCGCCATTTTCCTGCTGCTGACAGGCTTGGCGGCCCATCTCTCCTGGCCTTGGTACGCCATTTGCCTGGGCATCGGCGTTCTGCTTCTGGTGGAACACAGGCTGATGCGCCCCCAGGATCTGCGCCATGTGAACACCGCCTTTTTCACGCTCAACGGGATCATCTCGCCGGTGGTGCTGGTCGGCGTGATCCTGGGCATTTACATCTGA
- a CDS encoding MogA/MoaB family molybdenum cofactor biosynthesis protein — MHLSLRLQPCRTGDGLPLFPAPLPGADVWPAHCLTKAAPRPMTRMRVGTRLYTEDGTALFCVTGRIWLTTPPGLRHAHAYNCPILTALTDIAPLPNLDDAVRLEVRKEGRSLAWVTLSDKGSQGMREDLSGPAIADLAAAHLPLCHSQGFLLPDEASQLRALLTDLALNQGYDLICTTGGTGLSPRDITPQVTAALLDLPLPGFSQAMLAASLDKTPHAAISRAVAGVLGQSIIINLPGSRKGVQENLAAVLPALPHAFDKLHGDPADCGG; from the coding sequence ATGCATCTCAGCCTGCGATTACAGCCCTGCCGGACCGGCGACGGGCTGCCGCTTTTTCCCGCCCCCCTGCCCGGTGCGGACGTCTGGCCCGCCCACTGCCTGACGAAAGCCGCTCCCCGGCCCATGACCCGGATGCGGGTAGGAACCCGCCTGTATACAGAGGACGGGACGGCGCTGTTCTGCGTCACCGGGCGCATCTGGCTGACCACGCCGCCCGGGCTGCGCCATGCGCACGCCTACAATTGTCCCATACTTACCGCCCTCACGGATATCGCGCCGCTCCCCAATCTGGACGACGCCGTACGCCTGGAAGTGCGCAAGGAAGGCCGTTCCCTGGCCTGGGTCACACTTTCGGACAAGGGTTCCCAGGGCATGCGCGAGGACTTGAGCGGCCCGGCCATCGCGGATCTGGCGGCGGCGCACCTGCCCCTCTGCCACAGCCAGGGTTTCCTGCTGCCGGATGAAGCCTCGCAATTGCGTGCCCTGCTTACGGATCTGGCCCTGAACCAGGGCTATGACCTGATCTGTACCACCGGCGGCACGGGGCTTTCCCCGCGCGACATCACGCCCCAGGTCACGGCGGCCCTGTTGGACCTGCCCCTGCCCGGCTTCAGCCAGGCCATGCTGGCCGCGAGCCTGGACAAAACGCCGCACGCCGCCATTTCCCGCGCCGTGGCCGGGGTACTGGGCCAGAGCATCATCATCAATCTGCCGGGCAGCCGCAAGGGCGTGCAGGAAAACCTGGCCGCCGTGCTGCCCGCCCTCCCCCATGCCTTTGACAAACTGCACGGCGACCCCGCCGACTGTGGAGGATAA
- a CDS encoding LysR family transcriptional regulator produces the protein MDLRRLEALNAVVDEGSFEKAARRLCCAQSTVTFQIRQLEQELGLQLFEKVGRRMRLTEAGHGLMPQVRELARALDGLHAAARREEPRGLLRVAVGETLLACKLPEVLRRFRARAPEARLHLQSLNCYVIRDALLNGAADVGVFYSQGPDASLAQESLGDFPLALVAAPQSADMDFTRPDQKLPTSLIINEPQCMFRLFFENTLRRRNISLNGTIELLSIESIKSCVAADLGVSYLPRFCVERELREGLLRELPFVEPAHTLHAVCARHVNKAQSPALRLFTTLAEECIGGVLPGGAGPDSRLADRMQKTPPQDLTAASR, from the coding sequence ATGGATCTGCGCCGTCTGGAGGCCCTCAACGCCGTGGTGGACGAGGGCAGCTTCGAGAAAGCCGCGCGCCGCCTCTGCTGCGCGCAATCCACGGTCACCTTCCAGATTCGCCAACTGGAACAGGAACTGGGTCTGCAATTGTTCGAGAAAGTGGGCCGCCGCATGCGTCTCACCGAGGCAGGCCACGGCCTCATGCCTCAAGTGCGCGAACTGGCCAGAGCCCTGGACGGTCTGCACGCGGCGGCCCGGCGGGAAGAGCCGCGTGGCCTGCTGCGCGTGGCTGTGGGCGAAACCCTGCTGGCCTGCAAGCTGCCCGAGGTTCTGCGCCGTTTCCGGGCCCGCGCCCCGGAAGCGCGTCTGCACCTGCAATCGCTCAACTGTTACGTGATCCGGGATGCGCTGCTCAACGGCGCGGCGGACGTGGGGGTGTTTTACAGCCAGGGACCGGACGCCTCGCTGGCGCAGGAATCTCTGGGGGATTTTCCCCTGGCTCTGGTAGCCGCGCCGCAGTCGGCGGACATGGATTTCACCCGCCCGGACCAGAAGTTGCCCACCAGCCTGATTATCAACGAACCCCAGTGTATGTTCCGGCTGTTCTTTGAAAACACGCTGCGCCGCCGCAACATCAGCCTGAACGGAACCATTGAGCTGCTGAGTATTGAAAGCATCAAAAGCTGCGTGGCCGCCGATCTGGGGGTTTCCTATTTGCCCCGCTTCTGCGTGGAGCGGGAATTGCGCGAAGGCCTGCTCCGCGAGCTGCCCTTTGTCGAACCGGCCCACACTCTGCACGCCGTCTGCGCCCGTCACGTCAATAAGGCCCAGAGCCCGGCCCTGCGTCTCTTCACGACACTGGCAGAGGAATGTATCGGCGGCGTTTTGCCTGGCGGCGCGGGCCCTGACAGCCGACTGGCGGACCGCATGCAAAAAACTCCGCCGCAAGACTTGACGGCGGCCAGCCGATAG
- a CDS encoding glycosyltransferase family 2 protein, giving the protein MYYACVCAIAKDETPHLREWALHHFAVGFEHIVLYDNGSAVPAARTLADLADAGLLTVVDFPRREAPQLSAYYHCLRQWKTRSRWLAFIDIDEFVLPLGRRDVRDLLEDYEAWAGLAAHWMVFGSGGHLRRPSAGVTRSYTDGLCLHHHIKSLVQPQWALKPLSPHHFAYAEGRFCVNEDRVPVLGASSYPVAEKIRINHYFYKSQQDFEEKIQRGLATAVRGSDGWTLEDFYRQSSRTGTPDMAIAPFLPVQKAFGRMPPEELAAVVTRDCGASPEEEIAAIATLGQSGDMERAFRRYARLRRYQATPLTLMLGANLHFLRDETEKGLELLGAALFAAREDAALRTWIYEEIGRCYTRLRKTETAEALKRFLHDAGRR; this is encoded by the coding sequence GTGTACTACGCCTGCGTCTGCGCCATCGCCAAGGATGAGACGCCCCATCTGCGCGAGTGGGCGCTGCACCATTTTGCCGTGGGCTTCGAGCATATTGTGCTCTACGACAACGGCAGCGCCGTGCCCGCGGCGCGGACGCTGGCGGATCTGGCCGACGCCGGTCTGCTGACGGTCGTTGACTTTCCCCGGCGCGAGGCCCCGCAGTTGTCGGCCTACTACCATTGTCTGCGCCAGTGGAAAACACGCAGCCGTTGGCTGGCTTTTATTGATATTGATGAATTCGTGCTGCCTCTGGGCCGCCGCGACGTGCGGGATCTGCTGGAAGACTATGAGGCCTGGGCCGGTCTGGCGGCGCACTGGATGGTCTTCGGCTCCGGCGGCCATTTGCGCAGGCCGTCGGCGGGCGTGACGCGCAGCTACACCGACGGCCTTTGCCTGCATCATCACATAAAAAGCCTGGTGCAGCCCCAATGGGCGCTCAAGCCCCTGTCGCCGCATCACTTCGCCTATGCGGAGGGACGCTTCTGCGTCAACGAGGACCGCGTGCCCGTACTGGGAGCCTCTTCCTATCCCGTGGCGGAAAAAATCCGCATCAATCATTATTTTTATAAATCACAGCAGGATTTTGAGGAAAAAATCCAACGCGGCCTGGCTACCGCCGTACGCGGGAGCGACGGCTGGACCCTGGAGGATTTTTACCGTCAGAGCAGTCGGACCGGTACGCCTGATATGGCCATTGCGCCTTTTCTGCCCGTGCAGAAGGCGTTCGGCCGCATGCCGCCTGAAGAACTCGCTGCCGTGGTCACGCGGGATTGCGGGGCTAGCCCTGAGGAGGAGATCGCGGCCATTGCGACCCTGGGGCAATCCGGCGACATGGAGCGGGCCTTCCGGCGCTACGCGCGGTTGCGCCGCTATCAGGCCACGCCACTGACCCTGATGCTGGGAGCCAATCTGCATTTTCTGCGGGATGAGACGGAAAAAGGACTGGAATTGCTGGGCGCGGCCCTGTTCGCGGCCCGGGAGGACGCGGCGCTCCGGACCTGGATTTATGAGGAAATCGGCCGCTGTTATACCCGGCTGCGCAAAACGGAGACGGCGGAGGCGTTAAAGCGCTTTCTGCATGATGCCGGCCGGCGCTGA
- the queF gene encoding preQ(1) synthase, whose product MPTRSQDQTQNLHILGTGRLPAFEDGPGVGLLESFPNCYPQRPYVISISFPEFTSLCPVTGQPDCGTISVEYVPDKLCVESKSFKLYMFAFRNHQSFMETITNTVLEDLRELLAPCWCRVKGLFVPRGGTRIHVFAEEFKEMPEEQDRRVREAVRAWRSEIDPHRS is encoded by the coding sequence ATGCCCACCCGCAGTCAGGACCAGACCCAGAATCTGCATATCCTCGGCACGGGCCGTCTTCCGGCCTTTGAGGACGGCCCCGGCGTCGGTCTGCTGGAGTCCTTTCCCAATTGTTACCCGCAGCGGCCCTATGTGATCAGCATCAGTTTCCCCGAATTCACCTCGCTCTGCCCGGTGACCGGCCAGCCGGACTGCGGGACCATCAGTGTGGAATACGTGCCGGACAAGCTCTGCGTGGAATCCAAGAGCTTTAAACTCTATATGTTCGCCTTCCGCAATCACCAGTCCTTCATGGAGACGATCACCAACACCGTGCTGGAAGACCTGCGCGAGCTGCTCGCGCCCTGCTGGTGCCGGGTCAAAGGCCTGTTCGTGCCGCGCGGCGGCACGCGCATCCATGTTTTCGCCGAGGAGTTCAAGGAAATGCCCGAGGAGCAGGACCGGCGCGTGCGCGAGGCCGTGCGGGCCTGGCGGTCGGAGATTGATCCGCACCGGTCCTGA
- the eamB gene encoding cysteine/O-acetylserine transporter — MSFVAFCSFLSYALIAAVTPGPNNILALSSVAAHGLRRSVPLLAGISAGFLAVMLLCGGAALVLARMLPGLAAWLVWPGALYILWLAWRMAAGGVGEEGGSGATGRPLGFWSGLALQFVNVKVLLCGLTALTSFVLPHAPDGPHVLGCALVFAALGVACNLLWAGAGGLLRETFRRHGRALNLLLAGLLAASVLQMFM, encoded by the coding sequence ATGTCTTTCGTCGCCTTCTGTTCCTTCCTGAGCTACGCGCTGATCGCCGCCGTGACGCCGGGCCCCAATAACATTCTGGCTCTGAGCAGCGTCGCGGCGCACGGCCTGCGTCGCAGCGTTCCCCTGCTGGCGGGCATCAGCGCCGGTTTTCTGGCCGTCATGCTGCTCTGCGGGGGCGCGGCGCTCGTTCTGGCGCGCATGCTGCCGGGGCTGGCCGCTTGGCTGGTCTGGCCGGGCGCGCTCTATATTCTCTGGCTGGCTTGGCGGATGGCGGCGGGCGGCGTGGGAGAGGAGGGGGGCAGCGGCGCTACGGGCCGCCCGTTGGGATTCTGGAGCGGGCTTGCGCTGCAATTCGTCAATGTGAAGGTGCTGCTCTGCGGCCTCACGGCCCTGACCAGCTTTGTACTGCCGCATGCGCCGGACGGACCGCATGTACTGGGCTGCGCCCTCGTGTTCGCGGCGCTGGGCGTCGCCTGCAATCTGCTTTGGGCCGGGGCGGGCGGCCTGCTGCGGGAGACGTTCCGGCGGCACGGCCGCGCGCTCAACCTGCTGCTGGCCGGGTTGCTGGCGGCCAGCGTGCTGCAGATGTTTATGTAG
- a CDS encoding GlcG/HbpS family heme-binding protein, which translates to MRRILPLALMLLLLAATVQAAGPQKQLPGDLTLAQAQEVLKAALVKAEAQGVPMNIAVVDAGGNLKAFAREDGAFLGSIDVATKKARTARFFNMSTAQLGAASQPGKELYGIEVTNDGLVIFGGGELLIKDGVIVGAIGVSGGSVAEDTNVAKAGAAAFDSTAGKSK; encoded by the coding sequence ATGCGTCGCATTCTTCCCCTTGCTCTGATGCTTCTTCTGCTGGCCGCCACGGTTCAGGCCGCCGGTCCTCAAAAACAACTGCCCGGCGATCTGACCTTGGCCCAGGCCCAGGAAGTGCTCAAGGCCGCCCTGGTCAAAGCCGAAGCCCAGGGCGTGCCCATGAATATCGCCGTGGTGGACGCGGGCGGCAACCTCAAAGCCTTTGCGCGCGAGGACGGCGCGTTTCTGGGCAGCATCGACGTCGCCACCAAAAAAGCCCGCACGGCCCGTTTCTTCAATATGTCTACAGCCCAGTTGGGCGCGGCCTCCCAGCCCGGCAAAGAGCTGTACGGCATTGAAGTCACCAATGACGGGCTGGTCATTTTCGGCGGCGGCGAGCTGCTGATCAAGGACGGCGTCATTGTGGGCGCCATCGGCGTGAGCGGCGGCTCGGTGGCCGAGGACACAAATGTGGCCAAGGCAGGCGCGGCGGCCTTTGACTCCACGGCCGGGAAGAGCAAATAA
- the ftsY gene encoding signal recognition particle-docking protein FtsY, giving the protein MGFFSAVKKIFGGSRQDENAPQPSDAADESQSSEIGAEARHEPETAPAREPGGGAALPQEAAAPVSPAPEVVPEPAPTPFEEKGVAGAPAPASGISGEDEALTLRLREAEPRLSIWLGIILEDVDGVGDLLWQRLAFLLRSLDAPQDEVQAFVHDFQDWLERMEYRYVEEFRSELQYRLALALDLEDEEDERSRLFLKISEGLSRTREQFARRLDTLFAGHGELDEQFWEELEELFIMADLGYEPSLELVERLKERARREKATRAEQARELLLAELEEIFHAPRRISAVNPPEVVLMIGVNGVGKTTTIAKLAHRARMQGKKVMIAAGDTFRAAAIEQLQVWAERVGALFHARPAGSDPASVAFEAVERAVREGVDVLFVDTAGRLQTKVNLMEELTKIRQVLGKKHPGAPHRSILVLDATTGQNALSQTKLFKEAAGVDELILTKLDGTAKGGVAIAVAMQHHLPITFVGLGEKMEDLRPFNGADYARALLGEPAAGN; this is encoded by the coding sequence ATGGGCTTTTTTTCAGCCGTCAAAAAAATCTTCGGCGGATCGCGCCAGGATGAAAATGCGCCGCAGCCTTCCGATGCCGCGGACGAGTCGCAATCTTCCGAAATTGGGGCTGAAGCGCGGCATGAGCCCGAAACAGCGCCCGCGCGTGAGCCTGGGGGCGGGGCCGCACTGCCCCAGGAAGCTGCGGCGCCTGTGAGCCCGGCCCCGGAAGTTGTTCCGGAACCCGCCCCCACTCCGTTTGAGGAAAAGGGGGTTGCGGGGGCGCCCGCTCCGGCTTCCGGCATCTCCGGGGAAGACGAGGCCCTGACCCTGCGCCTGCGCGAGGCCGAACCCCGGCTTTCAATCTGGCTGGGCATCATCCTGGAGGATGTGGACGGCGTCGGCGACCTGCTCTGGCAGCGCCTGGCATTTCTGCTGCGCTCCCTGGACGCGCCGCAGGATGAGGTTCAGGCCTTTGTGCACGATTTTCAGGACTGGCTTGAGCGCATGGAATACCGCTATGTGGAGGAATTCCGCTCGGAACTGCAATACCGCCTGGCCCTGGCCCTGGACCTGGAGGATGAGGAAGATGAGCGCAGCCGTCTTTTTCTGAAGATCAGCGAAGGGCTCTCGCGCACCCGCGAACAGTTCGCGCGTCGCCTGGACACGCTTTTCGCCGGCCACGGCGAACTGGACGAGCAGTTCTGGGAAGAGCTGGAAGAGCTCTTCATCATGGCCGACCTGGGTTACGAGCCTTCGCTGGAACTGGTGGAGCGTCTCAAGGAGCGCGCCCGGAGGGAAAAAGCCACCCGCGCCGAACAGGCCCGTGAACTGCTGCTGGCCGAACTGGAGGAGATCTTCCACGCGCCGCGCCGCATTTCGGCCGTGAATCCGCCCGAAGTGGTGCTGATGATCGGGGTCAACGGCGTGGGCAAGACCACCACCATCGCCAAGCTGGCCCATCGCGCGCGCATGCAGGGCAAGAAGGTGATGATCGCGGCCGGGGACACGTTCCGCGCGGCGGCCATTGAGCAGTTGCAGGTCTGGGCCGAGCGGGTGGGCGCTCTGTTCCATGCCCGTCCGGCGGGCTCGGACCCGGCCTCCGTGGCCTTTGAGGCTGTGGAGCGGGCCGTGCGGGAAGGTGTGGACGTGCTCTTTGTGGATACCGCCGGGCGCTTGCAGACCAAGGTCAACCTGATGGAAGAGCTGACCAAGATCCGCCAGGTGCTGGGCAAGAAGCATCCCGGCGCGCCGCACCGCAGCATTCTGGTGCTGGACGCCACCACCGGCCAGAATGCCCTTTCCCAGACCAAGCTTTTTAAGGAGGCCGCCGGTGTGGACGAGCTGATCCTGACCAAACTGGACGGCACGGCCAAGGGCGGCGTGGCTATTGCCGTGGCCATGCAGCATCATCTGCCCATCACCTTTGTGGGTCTGGGTGAAAAAATGGAGGATCTGCGCCCCTTCAACGGCGCGGATTACGCCCGCGCCCTGCTGGGTGAGCCCGCCGCCGGAAATTAA
- a CDS encoding sulfite exporter TauE/SafE family protein: protein MFTLTLSTILICTGAALLGGFIDAIAGGGGLITMPALLLTGVPPHLALGTNKVSSCVGTSVALGNFARSHLVLWRLALAGLVFSLLGAYAGSILALYVNSEILGKILVGLLPVGMCATLLPKKERECAPRPLEGARFWTLVPLVCLLIGAYDGFFGPGTGSFLILAFHWILRVGLIEASATSKVLNLASNFGAVVAFIWHGKVLWPLALAMTGGSVIGNWLGSRTAIRVGAKAVRRFLTVSLSLLLLTLIWQYFLAPAR, encoded by the coding sequence ATGTTCACCCTCACGCTGAGCACCATCCTGATCTGCACCGGCGCGGCCCTGCTGGGCGGCTTTATTGACGCCATCGCCGGGGGCGGCGGCCTGATCACCATGCCCGCCCTGCTGCTCACCGGCGTGCCGCCGCATCTGGCCCTGGGTACCAACAAGGTCAGTTCCTGCGTGGGCACCAGCGTGGCCCTGGGCAATTTCGCCCGCAGCCATCTGGTGCTCTGGCGTCTGGCCCTGGCGGGGCTGGTCTTTTCCCTGTTGGGGGCTTACGCCGGTTCCATCCTGGCTCTTTATGTGAACAGCGAAATTCTGGGCAAAATCCTGGTGGGCCTGCTGCCTGTGGGCATGTGCGCCACCCTGCTGCCCAAAAAGGAGCGTGAATGCGCGCCCCGCCCGCTGGAAGGCGCGCGCTTCTGGACGCTGGTGCCCCTGGTCTGCCTGTTGATCGGCGCGTATGACGGCTTTTTCGGGCCGGGTACGGGCAGTTTTCTGATCCTGGCCTTTCACTGGATTCTGCGTGTGGGGCTCATCGAGGCCTCGGCCACCTCCAAGGTGCTCAACCTGGCTTCCAATTTCGGCGCGGTGGTGGCTTTCATCTGGCACGGCAAGGTGCTCTGGCCCTTGGCCCTGGCCATGACCGGGGGGTCCGTAATCGGCAACTGGCTGGGCAGCCGCACGGCCATCCGGGTGGGCGCCAAGGCCGTGCGGCGCTTCCTGACTGTCTCGCTGTCCCTGCTGTTGCTTACCCTGATCTGGCAATACTTTCTGGCTCCGGCCCGTTGA
- a CDS encoding DMT family protein, producing MQIPVPLVTVGLLTLSNIFMTFAWYGHLRYKGAALPLVILTSWGIAFFEYLLQVPANRIGYGYFSAAELKTIQEVISLSVFMLFSTFWLHESLRWNHILGFALIVLAAWVIFKEW from the coding sequence ATGCAGATTCCCGTTCCCCTTGTCACCGTGGGCCTGCTCACGCTGTCCAATATCTTCATGACCTTCGCCTGGTACGGGCATCTGCGTTACAAGGGCGCGGCCCTGCCGCTGGTAATCCTCACCAGCTGGGGCATCGCCTTTTTCGAATATCTGTTGCAGGTACCGGCCAACCGCATCGGTTACGGTTATTTTTCCGCCGCTGAGCTGAAAACCATTCAGGAAGTCATCTCCCTGAGCGTCTTCATGCTTTTTTCAACATTCTGGCTGCATGAATCCCTGCGCTGGAACCATATTCTGGGCTTTGCGCTGATCGTGCTGGCGGCCTGGGTCATCTTCAAGGAGTGGTAG